Proteins from a genomic interval of Actinoalloteichus hymeniacidonis:
- a CDS encoding pyridoxal phosphate-dependent aminotransferase, which produces MAVPQTEPSAPSPHRPRISARVGGIRESATLAVDAKAKALKAAGRPVIGFGAGEPDFPTPQHIVAAAEAACSEPKNHRYTPAGGLPELREALAAKTLRDSDYQVEPNQILVTNGGKQAVYQAFATLLDPGDEVLLPAPYWTTYPEAITLAGGAAVVVPTDESTGYLVNVEQLEAARTSATKVLLFCSPSNPTGAVYSPEQVAAIGRWAAEHDIWVITDEIYEHLVYDGVRAVSLPVAVPELADRCIVINGVAKTYAMTGWRVGWMIGPADVIKAAGNLQSHLTSNVSNVSQRAALAAVSGPLDEVEQMRAAFDRRRGTIVSMLSKIPGVTCPTPQGAFYVYPSVRELIGKELRGQRLSSSIDLASAVLEHAEVAVVPGEAFGTPGYLRLSYALGDENLVEGIERMAALLAEVR; this is translated from the coding sequence ATGGCCGTTCCACAGACAGAACCCTCCGCCCCCAGCCCGCACCGCCCCCGGATCTCGGCGCGTGTGGGCGGCATCCGCGAGTCCGCGACCCTGGCAGTGGACGCCAAGGCCAAGGCGCTGAAGGCAGCAGGCAGACCAGTCATCGGTTTCGGCGCGGGTGAACCGGATTTCCCGACCCCGCAGCACATCGTGGCCGCAGCCGAGGCTGCTTGCTCCGAGCCGAAGAACCACCGCTACACCCCGGCAGGCGGGCTGCCCGAGCTCCGCGAGGCACTGGCCGCCAAGACACTGCGTGATTCCGACTACCAGGTCGAGCCGAACCAAATCCTGGTGACCAACGGCGGCAAGCAGGCCGTCTACCAGGCCTTCGCCACGCTGCTCGATCCGGGCGACGAGGTGCTGCTGCCCGCGCCCTACTGGACCACCTACCCCGAGGCCATCACCCTCGCTGGTGGCGCCGCTGTCGTCGTGCCGACCGACGAGTCCACCGGTTATCTGGTGAACGTCGAGCAGCTCGAAGCAGCCAGGACCTCGGCGACCAAGGTGCTGCTCTTCTGCTCCCCGTCCAACCCCACCGGCGCGGTGTACTCGCCGGAACAGGTCGCGGCGATCGGCCGCTGGGCGGCCGAGCACGACATCTGGGTGATCACGGACGAGATCTACGAACACCTCGTCTACGACGGCGTTCGCGCGGTGTCCCTCCCCGTTGCGGTGCCGGAGTTGGCAGACCGGTGCATCGTCATCAACGGAGTCGCCAAGACCTATGCGATGACCGGTTGGCGGGTGGGCTGGATGATCGGTCCCGCCGACGTCATCAAGGCTGCGGGCAACCTGCAATCGCACCTGACGTCGAACGTCTCCAACGTCTCCCAGCGCGCCGCACTCGCCGCGGTGTCGGGGCCGTTGGACGAGGTGGAGCAGATGCGTGCCGCCTTCGACCGCAGGCGCGGGACGATAGTGTCGATGCTCTCGAAGATTCCCGGCGTGACCTGCCCCACACCGCAGGGCGCCTTCTACGTGTATCCCTCGGTTCGCGAGCTGATCGGCAAGGAGCTCCGCGGGCAGCGGCTCTCCTCCAGCATCGATCTCGCCAGTGCCGTGCTGGAACACGCCGAGGTCGCGGTCGTGCCCGGCGAGGCATTCGGCACGCCGGGCTATCTGCGTCTGTCCTACGCCCTCGGTGACGAGAACCTCGTCGAGGGCATCGAGCGGATGGCCGCGTTGCTGGCCGAGGTGCGATAA
- a CDS encoding MaoC family dehydratase, protein MSLRAATDVEVGQALPELRVPVHRVDLVRYAGASGDFNPIHWNERFAREVGLPDVIAHGMFTMAQGARLVADWAGDPGAVVEFGVRFTRPVVVPDTEEGGLIELSGKVTGRNEDGTLKVTVTARSQGQTVLGKAIAKVRLA, encoded by the coding sequence ATGAGCCTGCGGGCTGCAACGGACGTCGAGGTCGGCCAGGCGCTGCCGGAACTGCGGGTTCCCGTGCATCGCGTCGATCTCGTCCGCTACGCGGGCGCCTCGGGAGACTTCAATCCGATCCACTGGAATGAGCGCTTCGCTCGCGAGGTCGGGCTGCCCGACGTGATCGCCCACGGCATGTTCACCATGGCGCAGGGCGCCAGGCTGGTTGCCGACTGGGCGGGCGACCCGGGTGCGGTGGTGGAGTTCGGTGTGCGGTTCACCCGGCCGGTCGTCGTACCGGACACCGAGGAAGGTGGCCTGATCGAGTTGTCCGGCAAGGTCACCGGACGCAACGAGGACGGAACCCTCAAGGTCACGGTCACCGCTCGCAGTCAAGGGCAGACGGTGCTGGGTAAGGCGATCGCCAAGGTCCGACTGGCGTGA